From one Salmo salar chromosome ssa09, Ssal_v3.1, whole genome shotgun sequence genomic stretch:
- the lyrm9 gene encoding LYR motif-containing protein 9, with translation MPPLPGAELVRTPVHLYRYLLRCCKQLPTRAMQQHYQHAIRQGYNSHTDEDDPERIQLIIQRAISDADWILDKYNKK, from the exons ATGCCCCCATTACCAGGCGCTGAGTTGGTTCGTACACCGGTTCATCTGTACCGTTACCTTCTTAGATGTTGCAAGCAATTGCCAACCCGTGCAATGCAGCAACATTATCAACATGCTATAAGACAG GGTTACAATAGTCACACAGACGAAGACGATCCTGAGAGGATTCAACTGATCATACAAAGAGCTATATCAGATGCAGATTGGATTCTCGATAAA TATAATAAGAAATGA